The genome window acataccacagcccagacactgagacttatatatatgcacacacacacacacacacacacacacacacaccacagcccagacactgagacttatatatatgcacacacacacaccacagcccagacactgagactaatatatatgcacacagacacacacacaaacacacacacacacaccacagcccagacactgagacttatacatatgcacacacacacacgcacacacacacacaccacagcccagacactgagacttatatatatgcacacacacacacatcacacacacacacacacacaccacagcccagacactgagacttatatatatgcacacacacacacacacacacacacaccacagcccagacactgagacttatatatatgcacacacacacacacacacacacacacacacacacaccacagcccagacacagagacttatatatatgcacacacacacacacacaccacagcccagacattgagacttatatatatgcacacacacacacacacacaccacagcccagacagtgagacttatatatctgcacacacacacacacatacacacacacacacccaccacagcccagacactgagactaatatatatgcacatacacacacacacacacacaccacagcccagactctgagacttatatatatgcacacacacacaccacatcccagacgctgagacttatatatatgcacacacacacacacacacgcacaccacagcccagacactgagacttatatatatgcacacacacacacacacacacacacacacacacaacagcccagacactgagactaatatacatgcacacacacacacacacacacacacacacacacaccacagcccagacactgagacttatatatatgcacacacacacacacacacacagacacacacacacacacacacaccacagcccagacactgagacttatatatatgcacacacacacacacacacacacacgcacacacacacacacacaccacagcccagacactgagacttatatatatatatatatatacacacacacacacacacacacaccacagcccagacactgagacttatatatacacacacacacacaccacagcccagacactgagactaatatatatgcacacacacacacacacacacacacaccacagcccagacactgagacttatatatatgcacacacacacacacacacacagacacacacacacacacacacaccacagcccagacactgagacttatatatatgcacacacacacacacacacacacgcacacacacacacacacaccacagcccagacactgagacttatatatatatatatatatacacacacacacacacacacacaccacagcccagacactgagacttatatatacacacacacacacaccacagcccagacactgagactaatatatatgcacacacacacacacacacacacacaccacagcccagacactgagacttatatatatgcacacacacacgcacacacacacaccacagccaagacactgagacttatatatatgcacacacacacacacacaccacagcccagacactgagacttatatatatgcacacacacacacagacacacacacacgcaccacagcccagacattgagactaatatatatacacacacacacacacacacacaccacagcccagacactgagacttatatatatgcacacacacacatacacacacacacacacacacacacacacacacacacacaccacagcccagacactaagactaatatatatgcacacacacacacacacacacacacacacacacacacataccacagcccagacactgagacttatatatatgcacacacgcacacacacacacacacacacaccacagcccagacactgagacttatatatatgcacacacacacacacacacacacacacacacacaccacagcccagacactgattcctatatatatgcacacacacaaacacacacacacacacacacacacacaccacagcccagacactgattcctatatatatgcacacacacacacacatacaccacagcccagacattgagaattatatatacatacacacacacacacacacacacacacacacaccacagcccagacattgagaattatatatacacacacacacacacacacacacaccacagccctgacactgattcctatatatatgcacacgcacacacaaacacacacacaaacaccacagcccagacattgagaattatatatatacacacacacacacaccagaacccaggcactgagatatatatatatatatatttatctatatatacacatagccactctgtctctctctctctctctcgcgcgctcacatgcttcacagacacacacacttgctgaatcacattctctcaaatatgtgcacaccctctctttctctctttctgacactcacgcACATactcagatctggtaacattgctccagtctgatgtctaatttctctgtttatttctgacactcacacacatacacagatccggtaacattgctccagtctgatgtctaatttctctgtttatttctgacactcacacacatacacagatctggtaacattgctccagtctgatgtctaatttctctgtttatttctgacactcacacacatacacagatccggtaacattgctccagtctgatgtctaatttctctgtttatttctgacactcacacacatacacagatccggtaacattgctccagtctgatgtctaatttctctgtttatttctgacactcacacacatacacagatctggtaacattgctccagtctgatgtctaatttctctgtttatttctgacactcacacacatacacagatctggtaacattgctccagtctgatgtctaatttctctgtttatttctgacactcacacacatacacagatccggtaacattgctccagtctgatgtctaatttctctgtttatttctgacactcacacacatacacatatccggtaacattgctccagtctgatgtctaatttctctgtttatttctgacactcacacacatacactgatctggtaacattgctccagtctgatgtctaatttctctgtttatttctgacactcacacacatacacagatctggtaacattgctccagtctgatgtctaatttctctgttttttcccttcctcacagttaacttgctgacgattgggatcctgtctcggggaaagtgcggtctctccaaatgtgtcactcggtacctggtggccatgtcagcggcggatctactggtcattatcctggacctgatattgagacacattcccattgtttattatgaacagtttctgttcctgttgtccatccccgtgtgtaatatccacgccgtcctgctttacacagtcacagactgttctgtctggttcaccgtcactttcacctttgatcgatttgtggccatttgttgtcagaatctgaaaagtaaatattgcagtgagaaaacatgtgctgtggttgtgggaacagtgagtgtgctgagctgtttaaagaacatcacctggtattttatgttcacgggttgGTATTCGCTGAGGAACGATCCCTGGTTTTGTTCTGTAGCAATAGATGTTCATgtctctcgtgtctggggaacaatcgagttcctccacaacattctaaccccggtcatcccatttgtgctgattctgctgctcaacgctctcaccgtcagacacattttagtgagcagcagaggacgcaggagactccgggctcacagcagtggggagagtcacagagaccccgagatggagagtcgaaggaaatctatcattttactgttagttatctctggtaatttcatgctgttgtgggccctgttaatggtgttttcgatatggaaccggatgtggtatttgggttatcagtctgtttatctccctgattttctgcaggaattgtccttcatgctccagctcctgagctgctccacaaacactgtgatttacgccgtgacccagactcagttcagagagcaggtgaagaatgtgctgaaatatccctttaatacaattgttaaattaattcaataattagaggagggggaggggactgtcaccatggagacagagcgggggaggggactgtcaccatggagacagagcgggggaggggactgtcaccatggagacagagcgggggaggggactgtcaccatggagacagagcggggggaggggactgtcaccatggagacagagcgggggaggggactgtcaccacggagacagagcgggggaggggactgtcaccatggagacagagcgggggagggtcctGACACTACGGAGACCGAGCGGGGgcagggcctctcaccatggagacagagcggggcggagcctgtcaccatggagactgagcggaGGCGGGGCCTGTACCATGGGAACTGAGCGGGGGCGTGGTCTCTCATCATGGAGCCAGAGCAGGAGCGGGGCCAGTCAGCACGGTGACGGTGCGGTGgctgggcctgtttccagagtgatggaggagtgggggcggggatttttcCAGGGTGAAGGAGAgttgaggcggggtctgtttccagggtgatgggaagtggaggcggggtctgtttccagggtgacagggagtgggggtggcgtctgtttccagggtgacagggagtgggggtggcgtctgtttccagggtgacagggagtgggggtggcgtctgtttccagggtgacggggtgtggaggcgtggtctgtttccagagtgacagggagtgggggtggcgtctgtttccagggtgacagggagtgggtgtggcgtctgtttccagggtgacggggtgcggaggcgtggtctgtttccagagtgacggggagtggaagcgtggtctgtttccagggtgacagggagtgggggtggcgtctgttttcagggtgacggggagtggaggtgtggtctgtttccagagtgacagggagtgggggtggcgtctgtttccagggtgacggggagtggaggcgtggtctgtttccagagtgacggggagtggaggcggggtctgtttccagagtgacagggagtgggggtggcgtctgtttccagggtgacagggagtggaggtggggtctgtttccagagtgacagggagtgggggtggcgtctgtttccagggtgacagggagtgggggtggcgtctgtttccagggtgacggggactggaggcgggatctgtttccagggtgacagggagtgggggtgacgtctgtttccagggtgacagggagtgaaggcgtggtctgtttccagggtgacagggagtggaggcgtggtctgtatccagagtgacagggagtgggggtggcatctgtttccagggtgattgggagtggaggcggggtctgttaccatggtgacggcgagtgggggcgcggtctgttaccagcgtggcgagagtgggggcgggatctgtttccagtgtgactgggagcgggggcggggtctgtttccagggtgacggggagtggaggcgggatctgtttccagagtgactgggagcgggggcggggtctgtttccagggtgacggggagtggaggtggtgtctgtttccagggtgacggggagtggaggcgtggtctgtttccagagtgactgggagcgggtcggggtctatttccaaggtgacggggagtggaggcggggtctgtttccagagtgacggggagtgggtgtggtgtctgtttccagggtgatggggactggaggcgggatctgtttccagggtgacagggagtggaggcgtggtctgttaccagagtgacggggagtggaggcgtggtctgtttccagggtgacagggagtgggggtggcgtctgtttccagggtgacagggagtggaggcgtggtctgtttccagagtgacagggagtgggggtggcgtctgtttccagggtgacagggagtggaggcgtggtctgtttccagagtgacggagagtgcaggcggggtctgtttccagagtgacggggagtgggtgtggcgtctgtttccagggtgacggggagtggaggcgtggtctgtttccagagtgacggggagtggaggcgggatctgtttccagagtgacagggagtgggggtggcttctgtttccagggtgacaggaagtggaggcggggtctgtttccagagtgacagggatggggggtggcgtctgtttccagggtgacagggagtgggggtggcgtctgtttccagggtgacggggactggaggcgggatctgtttccagggtgacagggagtgggggtgacgtctgtttccagggtgacagggagtgaaggcgtggtctgtttccagggtgacagggagtggaggcgtggtctgtatccagagtgacagggagtgggggtggcatctgtttccagggtgattgggagtggaggcggggtctgttaccatggtgacggcgagtgggggcgcggtctgttaccagcgtggcgagagtgggggcgggatctgtttccagggtgactgggagcgggggcggggtctgtttccagggtgacggggagtggaggcgggatctgtttccagagtgactgggagcgggggcggggtctgtttccagggtgacggggagtggaggtggtgtctgtttccagggtgacggggagtggaggcgtggtctgtttccagagtgactgggagcgggtcggggtctatttccaaggtgacgaggagtggaggcggggtctgtttccagagtgacggggagtgggtgtggtgtctgtttccagggtgatggggactggaggcgggatctgtttccagggtgacagggagtggaggcgtggtctgttaccagagtgacggggagtggaggcgtggtctgtttccagggtgacagggagtgggggtggcgtctgtttccagggtgacagggagtggaggcgtggtctgtttccagagtgacagggagtgggggtggcgtctgtttccagggtgacagggagtggaggcgtggtctgtttccagagtgacggagagtggaggcggggtctgtttccagagtgacggggagtgggtgtggcgtctgtttccagggagatggggagtggaggcggggtctgtttccagagtgacagggagtgggggtggcgtctgtttccagggtgatggggagtggaggcgggatctgtttccagggtgacagggagtgggggtggcgtctgattccagggtgatggggagtggaggcggggtctgttaccatggtgactgCGAGTGGGGACGCGGTCTGTTACCAGCGtggcgagagtgggggcggggtctgtttccagggtgacagaggtgtgggggtggggtctgtttccagtgtgatgagagcgggggcggggtctgtttccgtggtgacagaggtgtgggggtggggtctgtttccagggtgacagaggtgtgagggcgggatctgttaccagggttacgagagtgggagcggggtctgtttccagtgtgatgagagcgggggcggggtctgtttccagggtgacagaggtgtgggggtggggtctgtttccagtgtgatgagagcgggggcggggtctgttaacagggCGACGGAGGTGttagggcgtggtctgtttccagtgagacgagagtgggagcggagtctgtttccagggtgacggggagtgggggcggggtctgttaccatggtgacggagagtgggggcgcggtctgttaccagtgtggcgacagtgggggcggggtctgttaccagggtgacagaggtgtgggggtggggtctgtttccagtgtgaccagagtgggagcggagtctgtttccagggtgaccaggagtggtggcggggtctgttaccagggtgacgagggtgggacggggtctgttaccagggtgacggggagtgggggcggggtatgttaccatggtgacggagagtgggggcgcggtctgttaccagtgtggcgacagtgggggcggggtctgttaccagggtgacagaggtgtgggggtggggtctgtttccagtgtgaccagagtgggagcggagtctgtttccagggtgaccaggagtggtggcggggtctgttaccagggtgacgagggtgggacggggtctgttaccagggtgacggggagtgggggcggggtctgttaccagggtgatggggagtgggggcggggtctgtttccagggtgatggggagtgggtgtggtgtctgtttccagggtgatggggagtggaggcggggtctgtttccagagtgactgggagcgggggcggggtctgtttccagggtgacggggagtggtggcggggtctgttaccagggtgacggaggagtgggacggggtctgttaccagggtgacggaggagtgggagcggggtctgttagcagggtgacggggagtgggggcggggtctgtttccagggtgacgggagtgtgggtggGGTCTGAATCttcctgattcttttataatccctttcaaacaaaaagaatcctgataattattgataattctttataataatttataaacatttactgtccTTTATATACtgcttataattcttcctctcactttgtaaatctttataatctttatgattgtctgtgatttattatcctttatgagtctttattctcatttataatctgttacattcactgccctggacagaaaacattgaaaatgatccccgtggattactcataattcaaacagaccacagtgcatatcatttaaaatggcctcagcacatgtcgcttaaaatggcttctgtgcaggtgacatcaaacagacaacagtgcatgtcatcagatcgaagtggcctatgttaaaaccagctggagtggtactgagtgcaactcacacaccaggaaacagccaattgaattcgagcctatattaataccagctggagtgatactgagtcccactcacacacgagggaagagccaattcaatccaggcctctattgataccagctggagtggtactgagccccactcacacaccaagaaagagccaattgaatcagagcctatattaataccagctggagtggtactgaatcccacacacacacaccaggaaaaaggaaattcattccaggcctctactaataccagctggagtggtactgaatcccacacacaccaggaaagagccaattgaatccagacatctatgaataccagttggagtggtactgagtctcgctcacacaacaaaaagagccaattcaatccaagactctattcataccagctggagtggtactgagtcccacgcacacatcaggaaagagccagttcaatccaggcctctattaatacgagctggagtgggacagagtcccacccattcagcaggaaagagccaattcaatccaggcctctattaatacgagctggagtgggacagagtcccacccattcagcaggaaagagccaattcaatccaggcctctattaataccagctggagtggaactgaaccccagtcacacaccaggaaagagccacttaaatccaggcctctataaataccagctggagaggtacagagtcccactcacacaccaggaatgagccaattaaatacagacctctattaataccagatggagtggtactgagtcccactcacacaccagaaagagcaaattcaatcgaggcttccattaataccagctggaatggtactgagtctcactcacacaccaggaaagagccaatgcaatccagacctcattcaataccagctggagtggtactgcgtctcACGCAGACAcctgaaaagagccaattcaatgcaaacctttattaggaccagctggagtggtactgagtcccactcacataccaggaaagagccagttcaatccaggcgtctattaataccagctgttgtggactgaggcccactcacacgaggaaagagccaattcaatccagacatctattaataccagctggagtggaactgagtcccacacacacaccaggaacgagtcaatacaatccagacctctgttcgtaacagctggagtggaactgagtcccacgcacacaccaggaaagagtcaattcaatcctgatctctattaataccagctggagt of Heterodontus francisci isolate sHetFra1 unplaced genomic scaffold, sHetFra1.hap1 HAP1_SCAFFOLD_430, whole genome shotgun sequence contains these proteins:
- the LOC137361823 gene encoding probable G-protein coupled receptor 139, which gives rise to LTIGILSRGKCGLSKCVTRYLVAMSAADLLVIILDLILRHIPIVYYEQFLFLLSIPVCNIHAVLLYTVTDCSVWFTVTFTFDRFVAICCQNLKSKYCSEKTCAVVVGTVSVLSCLKNITWYFMFTGWYSLRNDPWFCSVAIDVHVSRVWGTIEFLHNILTPVIPFVLILLLNALTVRHILVSSRGRRRLRAHSSGESHRDPEMESRRKSIILLLVISGNFMLLWALLMVFSIWNRMWYLGYQSVYLPDFLQELSFMLQLLSCSTNTVIYAVTQTQFREQVKN